A genomic window from Lotus japonicus ecotype B-129 chromosome 1, LjGifu_v1.2 includes:
- the LOC130732166 gene encoding alkane hydroxylase MAH1-like, translated as MMAMIECIAAFAVLLFFIFIHIWRRNRGVLLPNWPILGMLPAIWRNMSDFNNFATLILKDNGGTARFQGPWLTDTNFIFTSDPMNVNHITSKNFGNYGKGPNFHDIFEILGIGIVNSDSHDWKQQRAMLHSMFQKKSFEILLQQTIEKKVQNCLLPILTQISKVGATVDLQDIFERFTFDTTSTTLFGFDPHCLPSRFDELSEIACEKSLPILEDAIFFRHLTPTFIWKLQKWLQIGVERNFNVAQKKFDQFLHQCVAYSKREDQQSEGVVEESNFHLLKSLMKEGSGNGKVMSDKFLKDTAFNLLAAGNGTIAAGLSWLFWLVSTHPIVEGKIIQEIKDNCLIQEGNFLDLDKLVYLHGAVCEALRLFPPIPFEHKCAVNHDTLPSGHQVSANMKILYLLYPMARMEHIWGDDCLEFKPERWISDNGRNIHMPSYKFITFNGGPRSCLGKGFSFIMLKMVAAAIIPKFHIQVIEGHPITPRLSVVMGMKYGLKVQLTKRCI; from the coding sequence ATGATGGCCATGATCGAATGCATTGCTGCATTTGCAGTCCttctcttcttcattttcatccacATTTGGAGACGCAATCGAGGTGTTCTACTTCCAAATTGGCCAATACTTGGTATGCTACCAGCAATATGGCGTAATATGTCAGATTTCAATAATTTTGCAACTCTGATCTTGAAAGATAATGGAGGCACTGCAAGGTTTCAAGGACCATGGCTCACAGACACAAACTTTATCTTCACCAGCGATCCCATGAATGTCAACCACATCACAAGCAAGAATTTTGGCAACTACGGGAAAGGACCCAATTTCCATGACATCTTTGAAATTCTTGGAATTGGTATTGTTAATTCAGATTCTCATGATTGGAAACAGCAGAGGGCAATGCTTCACTCAATGTTCCAAAAGAAAAGCTTTGAGATCTTGCTTCAACAAACCATTGAGAAGAAGGTGCAGAATTGCTTACTACCAATTCTAACTCAAATATCCAAAGTAGGAGCCACTGTAGACTTGCAAGATATCTTTGAGAGGTTCACCTTTGACACCACCAGCACCACTCTATTTGGATTTGATCCTCATTGCCTCCCTAGCAGGTTCGATGAGCTCTCAGAGATTGCTTGTGAAAAATCTTTGCCTATTCTGGAAGATGCAATATTCTTCAGGCACCTCACTCCAACATTTATATGGAAGCTGCAAAAATGGCTACAAATTGGTGTAGAGAGAAATTTCAATGTAGCTCAAAAAAAATTTGACCAATTCTTGCATCAATGTGTAGCGTATTCCAAACGTGAAGATCAGCAGAGTGAAGGAGTAGTGGAGGAATCAAACTTTCACTTGCTAAAATCTCTAATGAAGGAAGGAAGTGGAAATGGGAAAGTGATGAGTGACAAGTTTCTTAAAGACACTGCTTTCAACCTCTTGGCTGCAGGAAATGGCACAATCGCTGCAGGTCTCAGTTGGCTATTCTGGCTTGTCTCAACTCATCCAATTGTGGAAGGTAAAATTATTCAAGAGATCAAAGATAATTGTCTAATCCAAGAAGGTAATTTTCTCGATCTTGATAAGCTAGTTTACCTCCATGGAGCTGTATGTGAAGCCTTGAGGCTTTTTCCTCCTATACCTTTTGAGCACAAGTGTGCCGTCAATCATGACACGCTCCCAAGTGGACACCAAGTTAGTGCAAATATGAAGATATTGTACTTGTTGTATCCAATGGCAAGGATGGAACATATATGGGGAGATGACTGCTTGGAATTTAAGCCTGAGAGATGGATATCTGATAATGGTCGCAATATACACATGCCATCTTACAAGTTCATAACTTTCAATGGAGGACCTAGAAGTTGTTTGGGAAAGGGCTTTAGTTTCATTATGTTGAAGATGGTTGCAGCTGCTATAATACCCAAATTTCACATACAAGTCATTGAAGGTCATCCTATAACCCCGAGGCTTTCTGTAGTTATGGGCATGAAATATGGATTGAAGGTCCAACTTACTAAAAGATGCATTTGA